From Corynebacterium aquatimens:
TCGGTGTACTTCTGGTCGAACTGGTACAGGACCTCACCGTCGGCGGAGGTCACCTTGGACACAAAGTGCGTCGGGTGGTAAACGCCTCGGTTGATCAGCGTGGACACACCAGTGGCCATATCAATCACGCGGGATTGGTACTGGCCCAGGATGATGCCGTCGAATGGTTGATTACCGTTTTCCGTCAGTGTCTTTGGAATGTTCGGCAAAGACTTCGCCACACCCAACGCGTGCGCCATATCGGCGGTGTCTTGGGTGGTGTTATCCAGATCGGACTGGAGGCGAATAAATGACGTGTTGTAGGAGTTCTTCAGCGCCTCGGCCACCGAGGTCACGCCCGCCTGGGCCCCACCGTCGTTAAAAATCGTCGTTCCACCGGGCAGAGTAACCGGGGCGGAGTCGTAGCCTGCGGAAAGCGGAATGCCTTGCTGCAAAGCCGCAGCAACACCGAAGATCTTGAACGTTGAACCCGTCTGCAGACCAGAGTTTGCGTAGTCCCAGCCACTCGCGTCGTCACCGCCGTAGTAGCCGCGCACTGCGCCCGTTCCTGGCTCAATAGCCACAACGCCGGTGCGGGCATCCTCCTGCAGGATCGACAGCTGATCACGGGCAGTGTCCAGGATCGCCTTCTGAACAAACGGGTCAATGGTCGTGGTGACTTGGAGACCACGGTTGGTCACGTCTTCTTCAGAAATCCCGATCTTGGCCAACTCATCGATGACCTGGTTCTTAATCAAACCGTTCGCACCGGTGGCCTCGGTGTAAGCGGAGTACGTCGCCGGGTCACGAGTCTTCGGGAACGCAGCCTTGGCGCGTTCTTCAGCGGATAACGTACCCATGGTCACCATGCCGTCGAGCACGTAGTTCCAGCGCTCTTGGGCGCCTGTCGGGTTATTCCACGGGTCCAGCTGGCTCGGCATCTGGATCAGACCAGCCAGCATTGCGCCTTCCTCCACGGTCAGCTTTGAGGCCGGCTTGTCAAAGTAGGCCTTCGCTGCCGCTTGGATGCCGTACGCATTTCGGCCGAAGTAGATGGTGTTTAAGTACCCCTCAAGGATCTGTTCCTTCGACCAG
This genomic window contains:
- a CDS encoding transglycosylase domain-containing protein, giving the protein MQWVLAAILAIALVIAAPLGVFGFSYVRAELPKPGEIQTAQISTIFARDGKTQLARIVPAEGNREQVKLDQIPKDVQNAVLAAEDREFWENSGFSFTGFGRALIGQVTGDASAGGGSTITQQYIKNTIVGNERSYKRKYDELVYSIKMTNNWSKEQILEGYLNTIYFGRNAYGIQAAAKAYFDKPASKLTVEEGAMLAGLIQMPSQLDPWNNPTGAQERWNYVLDGMVTMGTLSAEERAKAAFPKTRDPATYSAYTEATGANGLIKNQVIDELAKIGISEEDVTNRGLQVTTTIDPFVQKAILDTARDQLSILQEDARTGVVAIEPGTGAVRGYYGGDDASGWDYANSGLQTGSTFKIFGVAAALQQGIPLSAGYDSAPVTLPGGTTIFNDGGAQAGVTSVAEALKNSYNTSFIRLQSDLDNTTQDTADMAHALGVAKSLPNIPKTLTENGNQPFDGIILGQYQSRVIDMATGVSTLINRGVYHPTHFVSKVTSADGEVLYQFDQKYTERRVSAQVADNVLTAMQPIAGWSNGALAGGRPSVAKTGTAQLGDTGQNKDAWMIGGTPQLAVAVWVGTADNTSAIFNSYGGVMYGSMSPTAIWKQVLDTALAEKDFANFPEAVPVDFGVGAYTGGTYGGGTGYGLGYGNSYQGQQNYAPVQEAAPEPEPVAPAPAPAPAPAPAPPPPAPAPAPAAPPPAPIPRIEIPDFLQ